In the genome of Neodiprion fabricii isolate iyNeoFabr1 chromosome 4, iyNeoFabr1.1, whole genome shotgun sequence, the window ATGGCATGGATTATTGGCTCGTCAAGAACAGTTGGGGTGGTGATTGGGGTGACCACGGGTATATCAAGATGGCCCGAAATAAGAACAACCATTGTGGAATTGCTTCTACAGCAAGTTATCCTCTTGTTTAATTATGGCAATATAGAGTGATGAGATTTATGTTattcatgaattattttctggAATTATTTAATAGATAACATCAATTTCATATGTGATTCTAACTGATAAAGTTTATGTacctatttttgttttattattactttgcgatacatttaatattttatatactcgtaatttttataatttcaatatataAGTATTAAATTACAAccgtaaaaaaatcaaatgttaTTAGTAGTAAATATTTCAGTCCACGGATAGACGGATAGATCTTGCCAATGCGACGTTTAAAACTGATGACAtgaatgtaatattttatattttaactGTTAATGAATATGGAGTACTTTTGAACAGTTTGgcagatttgaattttgttacttATCCCTTATACGTAGATCACACTAATaacgtgaaatatttataagtacaatttttctttatcatttgCCACATTATCTAATTCTACGTTGTAGAAGAACGAACAAATTCAATAGAATATCTTACGAATATAAATCAGACATCAATCATGAGTCGAAATTTAGATTTATTATATCTGTAACAAAAATCCATTTCTCAGTCTGGGATGATTGTTGGAAATTCCTAAATTCAGGTCAATGTTCGAAGAGCTCGTAATTagggaaatattttgaatggcACTCATTGAGATTCATATTGGTCAGTATTGTTACTCCTATGCCTGATGAATCTACCAGTTCTGTCGACAACATGTGTTCCATTTATTAAAGTTTACAAGAAAGGTACAGATTCAGTTGCATTTAAGTTCCAGTGTACGATGTGTTGAATTCCTATTCCTATTGATAAAGCAACGTTAATCTCTTGCTTTTTCGGACGCGGTAGGTAAAAATCGCGACAGAATAAAATATGACACTTATATAACAACGAGTTAACGTCGTTGTCCTTCggttttacaatttcaacctataattatatattgtgATTGATAAATTAGCTTGATTTTCCGTCTTTTCTGTATATCTTAACGTAATGACACAcattatttcataatttcataACTCGTAGAATagattacaaaattttctgaCTGTCGTATAAGTCATAGAACTAAGTAACTTCATCGACGTCATCATTGAATACATTGTGGCAGAGAAGGGATTCAACAtactcaaaaataaatattttccagtaCCTTATTCGTGCAATTAATTACTTTTCGATTATCACTGAATTGATTCAAGttatgtaatgaaataatttggaCTTTCAGTAACCAACAAACTCCGAAAGTATCTATGCAATTTCAACAGGGGTTGAATAAAGTTCATGATACACAAATTTTCCTTAAATAAGATACCTAATAATAAAGGATTATTCACACTAGTTTCAAGATCGTAATTGcaatattacatataatattgcTTTAAGTAGAtataaaattgcaataatGTACATGGTAATTCATAAATTCAACAGTGTAACAACTTGTGTACTACTTATGATGAACCACGATTGAGCTAATTATTACTATACACTCAAATATACTCACATTTCAGGCTTTTGGAATCTTCAGTCATTAGATATTTTATAAATCGGAACCTGTTTGAATAGTTGGTTTCAGTATTTTTGCTCCGATTAGTACAGGGAGCTCGAATTTTCACTGTGCGAACTTTATCAATTGCAAGTAACTGCATAGGGCAAATCGAACTAATATGGTACAATTACCAAACTCTGTGTATTGGAGGATGATTGAGTAAACTAGAGTGCGAATCACTGGATCTGTTATCTATTCAACAAATTACTGTTCTATAACTCAAAGTTGCTCAATTTCATTTTGCtatctaaaataaaatttatttacacaatAATGACGCATTTACGCAATAACTTTAACTGGGTTTCTGATTTGGACTTTCAGTCTATATTCTGTGATTACAGGGTGAGTGAGTACAAGCTCCGTGAACAGGAGGAACTTACTTGATCAATAGGTGTCACTTCACAGTCGATCAATTGAATGTTTAGGCAAACCATATTGAAGCAACGTATGTCAATATTGATATCGCCATAAACAAGGAGCTAGTCCACATATTCATTGATGCAAGAAATGTATGTAACAGTTAGCTGCTCTAGAAAAATAACGTAATGATACTGACTAGTAATACTGAATGATATTGAATCTGTTGTCAAAGTTTACTTTATTTAGATGCCAACTGGTTTCTCAAAATCTTCCGactaaatttttatactcaacAGGACGTCTTTTATTGCCAGTTTGAGCAGCATCTGGACACTTGCAGTTGTCGTTGCGTTTTTTGATTGTCATACAACGCCAACACTGGACCATCAAAATTTCACTCCGATATAAATATTAGTGTTTCTTTGATGCCGTCTGCCTGTTTACTAATCTGATCGGCTATGGTACAGCATCCATTGATCAACTAAGCTTCTCAAATTCCCAGAGTTTGAATATGACTCACCttgtattttgtataaatGTGAATTCGACCAAATAATGAAGTTCATAGTAAATTAAAATACTGTAGTTACATTCATAAGCTCgttaattttaaacacacgTTCAGAACTAGatcagttaaaaaaaaaaaaaaatattttagaaatcTTTTTCTGCACTACCGTCGTCAACAACTCGATTATTTAGTAGTTTTTGACAGTAGGTATCACAGAAAATAGAATCTGTAGTATGTACGCATATAAGGACTTCTTAATTCGTGTGAGTTTCGTACTTTACACTCGTCAAGAAACCCCTATTTTATGCGCACTTGCGACGAAAATAACtattatgaaataattatattttctcgaATTGATGCTTGGAGGCTGTAGGTTCAAGAGCTAATGATAAACTCAAGCCTACACGTTAGTCTTTTTTCTTAGGCTTCTTAGGATTACGTGAACGTGATTTAGCTTTACATAAAGGACAAATTGGTGCATTTCGATGAATTTGTTGATGACAGGATAGACACGATTTCATTGGTGGAGGTTGTTGCCTGAAAAAAAGGATAAGAAATTAGAAGGATTGATACAAAATACAGAACAGAGCAccattatattttctttccaataCGAATAATATTGCTACAACAAACATTACAAATTGAAGAAACTGAACAATGTCTTGAAATATGTGACATGAAAATTAACACACTAATCCACAAATcatctcaaaaatctattGCTATTCTTTGCAACTCGTATTGTGCATTCCTAATAGAATGATCCAAAGGCAGTTTGTAAAAGTAAAGATATATTATACGAACAACcgatttatataatattgccCCATTCTGTATACTACTGTTGAATATGTAATGCGAAAGTGAAGATATACCAGTGGTACCTGAATGTTGGAGCTGGGGGCCCAGGAGCTGGAGGCAAAGGCCTAGGCTCTGGTTTACTAGGACCCTGTAGTGGTTGTGGAGCTAAAAACGGAGTTGGACCTCCTTGGTGGCTGGGATGGGGGTGTAAGCCCAACGGAGGCATTAAATCATCACCCCTTACCTCAACTCGCCATTCTGCTTTTTGCAGGGGGCGGTCAAAATAGCTACGAGCAAACCGTCTacacaattataattattattcattattcattagTTTCATTATTCCATATTTAACATACGTTAATACATTTTTCAgatcaataaattgtttttatctttTGTATTCTCAAAACATGTTCGTGTAACTCGCTTTGCACATGGCTGAGTTATAAATTGTCAATCTGAGTTGAGGATtttggattgaaaaataaatttacaagaCTATTACGGATCGCATTAAGTAATTTAATAGTTAGAAATCTGCTTACTCAGGTGAAATAAGATCTGATTCCGTTTCATAGAGCTCTGGTAGTCTTTCAAGTCCCAAGTATTCTCTACGCATTCTATCGATGTCGTGCTTTAGTGGTTGATAGTCATTGTTATGGATTAATTTTGCTGTTTCTCTAGCTCTGTTGCGAGCATCTTCAGCTTGCTTTATAACTGTTTCCATCTACCGAATGAAAGTTATTATCCATTTAATtgttgatataattttttttaaacttaagACTATGAATTCAAAGACTATGAATAAGAATAGCAAAGTAAGACAACCATCGAATTAGATCTGCCttcagaaaagaaataaacagACATTACTCCAACCACAACTGAAAAATAATCCAAACATGTGACTCAAATTGCTACAATTATGTTATTTCCTCAGGGTTCCCTTATTGTCCTAAAATTCTAGGGTCCTCTGTGTAATAAGAAATATATTAAACTATCGAATTCCTTTGCCAATAACATtgtggaaatgaaaataatgtgaatACATAGAAAAATGTTGTTCTTCATTACGAATGTCATTGATTTTTCAGCAGCATAAATTAATATGGTCaatttgaatgtaaaaatgaatttttcaccgcaTTGATGTCGGCATGAATTTGTCGGAGTTCTTCAACATGTGCCATCTTTTCTTGCATTAAAAGTTCCATTTCCTGCTTGTATTCTGTCAAGCACTTCTCCTCCTGTTCTGTCTGTTCTACCTCTTGAATGATTCTCTGCTTCATTTTTTCTAG includes:
- the LOC124180850 gene encoding zinc finger C4H2 domain-containing protein isoform X4 encodes the protein MKQRIIQEVEQTEQEEKCLTEYKQEMELLMQEKMAHVEELRQIHADINAMETVIKQAEDARNRARETAKLIHNNDYQPLKHDIDRMRREYLGLERLPELYETESDLISPERFARSYFDRPLQKAEWRVEVRGDDLMPPLGLHPHPSHQGGPTPFLAPQPLQGPSKPEPRPLPPAPGPPAPTFRYHWQQPPPMKSCLSCHQQIHRNAPICPLCKAKSRSRNPKKPKKKD
- the LOC124180850 gene encoding zinc finger C4H2 domain-containing protein isoform X3 codes for the protein MSSPDSTVIFAKLEALKDIRSKTLQLEKMKQRIIQEVEQTEQEEKCLTEYKQEMELLMQEKMAHVEELRQIHADINAMETVIKQAEDARNRARETAKLIHNNDYQPLKHDIDRMRREYLGLERLPELYETESDLISPDYFDRPLQKAEWRVEVRGDDLMPPLGLHPHPSHQGGPTPFLAPQPLQGPSKPEPRPLPPAPGPPAPTFRYHWQQPPPMKSCLSCHQQIHRNAPICPLCKAKSRSRNPKKPKKKD
- the LOC124180850 gene encoding zinc finger C4H2 domain-containing protein isoform X2, which translates into the protein MSSPDSTVIFAKLEALKDIRSKTLQLEKMKQRIIQEVEQTEQEEKCLTEYKQEMELLMQEKMAHVEELRQIHADINAMETVIKQAEDARNRARETAKLIHNNDYQPLKHDIDRMRREYLGLERLPELYETESDLISPERFARSYFDRPLQKAEWRVEVRGDDLMPPLGLHPHPSHQGGPTPFLAPQPLQGPSKPEPRPLPPAPGPPAPTFRQQPPPMKSCLSCHQQIHRNAPICPLCKAKSRSRNPKKPKKKD
- the LOC124180850 gene encoding zinc finger C4H2 domain-containing protein isoform X1, whose translation is MSSPDSTVIFAKLEALKDIRSKTLQLEKMKQRIIQEVEQTEQEEKCLTEYKQEMELLMQEKMAHVEELRQIHADINAMETVIKQAEDARNRARETAKLIHNNDYQPLKHDIDRMRREYLGLERLPELYETESDLISPERFARSYFDRPLQKAEWRVEVRGDDLMPPLGLHPHPSHQGGPTPFLAPQPLQGPSKPEPRPLPPAPGPPAPTFRYHWQQPPPMKSCLSCHQQIHRNAPICPLCKAKSRSRNPKKPKKKD